A section of the Quatrionicoccus australiensis genome encodes:
- a CDS encoding nickel-dependent hydrogenase large subunit, which produces MAYETQGFNVDNSGKRVVVDPVCRIEGHMRVEVNLDSNNVIRNAVSTGTMWRGLEVILKGRDPRDAWAFTERICGVCTGTHALTSVRAVEDALSIKIPENANTIRNIMQLNLYVHDHLVHFYHLHALDWVDVVSALKADPKATSTLAQSISSWPLSSPGYFRDIQNRLKKFVESGQLGPFMNGYWGNPAYKLPPEANLMAVAHYLEALDFQKEIVKVHTIFGGKNPHPNWLVGGVPCAINLEGTGAVGAINMERLNLVKSIIDRAAEFVEQVYIPDLLAIGSFYKAWNYGGGLSSQNMLSYGDLPQRANDYSSGNLLLPRGAIINGKLDEIHPVDLKDPEQVQEFVAHSWYKYPDETKGLHPFDGITEPNFELGPKTKGSKTAIKELDEGGKYSWIKAPRWRGHAMEVGCLPRMVLGYLQPKQYPEIHGLVEGALKKLDVPVTALFSTLGRTAARGLETAYCVKLQQDQFAKLIANLKAGDLNTANIEKWEPSTWPKEAMGAGFTEAPRGALGHWIRIKDTKIDNYQCVVPTTWNGGPRDHKGQIGAFEAALMNTPVAKADEPLEILRTLHSFDPCLACSTHVMSPDGQEMTTVKVR; this is translated from the coding sequence ATGGCCTACGAAACTCAGGGTTTCAATGTCGACAACTCCGGCAAGCGTGTCGTCGTCGATCCGGTCTGCCGCATCGAAGGGCACATGCGCGTCGAGGTCAATCTCGACAGCAACAACGTCATCCGCAATGCCGTCTCGACCGGCACCATGTGGCGCGGTCTGGAAGTCATCCTCAAGGGCCGCGATCCGCGCGACGCCTGGGCCTTCACCGAGCGCATCTGCGGCGTCTGTACCGGCACGCACGCGCTGACCTCGGTGCGCGCCGTCGAGGATGCGCTGTCGATCAAGATTCCGGAAAACGCCAACACCATCCGCAACATCATGCAGCTCAACCTGTACGTGCATGATCACCTGGTGCACTTCTACCACCTGCACGCCCTCGACTGGGTCGATGTCGTGTCGGCACTGAAGGCCGATCCGAAAGCCACCTCGACGCTGGCGCAGAGTATCTCGTCCTGGCCGCTGTCGTCACCGGGCTATTTCCGCGACATCCAGAACCGCCTGAAGAAATTCGTCGAATCCGGCCAGCTCGGTCCGTTCATGAACGGCTACTGGGGCAACCCGGCCTACAAGCTGCCGCCGGAAGCCAACCTGATGGCGGTCGCGCATTACCTCGAAGCCCTCGATTTTCAGAAGGAAATCGTCAAGGTGCATACCATCTTCGGCGGCAAGAACCCGCACCCGAACTGGCTGGTCGGCGGCGTGCCCTGCGCCATCAACCTGGAAGGCACGGGGGCGGTCGGTGCCATCAACATGGAACGCCTGAACCTGGTCAAGAGCATCATCGACCGCGCCGCCGAGTTCGTCGAACAGGTCTACATTCCCGATCTGCTCGCCATCGGTTCCTTCTACAAGGCCTGGAACTACGGTGGCGGCTTGTCGTCGCAGAACATGCTGTCCTACGGCGACCTGCCGCAGAGGGCCAATGACTACAGCTCGGGCAATCTGCTGTTGCCGCGCGGTGCGATCATCAACGGCAAGCTTGATGAAATCCACCCGGTCGACCTCAAGGATCCGGAACAGGTGCAGGAATTCGTTGCCCACTCCTGGTACAAGTACCCGGACGAAACCAAGGGTCTGCATCCGTTCGACGGCATCACCGAACCGAATTTCGAACTTGGTCCGAAGACCAAGGGCTCGAAGACCGCGATCAAGGAACTCGACGAAGGCGGCAAGTACTCGTGGATCAAGGCACCGCGCTGGCGCGGTCACGCCATGGAAGTCGGTTGCCTGCCGCGCATGGTCCTCGGTTACCTGCAACCGAAGCAGTATCCGGAAATCCACGGTCTGGTCGAAGGCGCACTCAAGAAGCTCGACGTGCCGGTCACCGCCCTGTTCTCGACCCTGGGTCGCACCGCGGCGCGCGGTCTGGAAACGGCGTACTGCGTCAAGCTGCAGCAGGATCAGTTCGCCAAGCTGATCGCCAACCTCAAGGCCGGCGACCTGAATACCGCCAATATCGAAAAGTGGGAGCCCAGCACCTGGCCGAAGGAAGCCATGGGCGCCGGTTTCACGGAAGCGCCGCGCGGTGCGCTCGGTCACTGGATCCGCATCAAGGACACCAAGATCGACAACTACCAGTGCGTGGTCCCCACCACCTGGAACGGCGGTCCGCGTGACCACAAGGGCCAGATCGGTGCCTTCGAGGCGGCGTTGATGAACACGCCGGTCGCCAAGGCCGACGAGCCGCTCGAGATCCTGCGCACGCTGCACTCCTTCGACCCCTGCCTGGCCTGCTCGACGCATGTGATGAGCCCGGACGGACAGGAAATGACGACGGTAAAAGTCCGCTAA
- a CDS encoding hydrogenase small subunit, with amino-acid sequence MTETFYEVLRRQGITRRSFLKFCSLTATSLGLGSAAAPRIAHALENKPRTPVLWLHGLECTCCSESFIRSAHPLTKDVVLSMLSLDYDDTLMAAAGHQAEAILDEVKKKYKGNYIVAVEGNPPLNEDGMFCIQGGRPFVEKLRETCADAKAIISWGACASYGCVQAAKPNPTRATPVHKVITDKPIINVPGCPPIAEVMTGVVTYMLTFDRIPELDRQGRPKMFYGQRIHDKCYRRGHFDAGQFAEAWDDEGSRKGYCLYKMGCKGPTTYNACSSMRWNGGVSWPVQSGHGCIGCSEEGFWDKGSFYDRVTDIKAFGVEGNADAIGKAAAGTVGAAIAAHAAVTALARARQKAGETEEQKGEK; translated from the coding sequence GTGACCGAGACATTCTATGAAGTACTGCGCCGCCAGGGGATTACCCGGCGCAGCTTTCTGAAATTCTGCAGCCTGACCGCCACCTCGCTTGGCCTGGGCAGCGCTGCCGCACCGCGCATCGCACATGCGCTGGAAAACAAGCCGCGTACGCCGGTGCTCTGGCTGCATGGCCTGGAATGCACCTGCTGTTCCGAATCCTTCATCCGCTCGGCGCATCCGCTGACCAAGGATGTCGTGCTCTCGATGCTGTCGCTCGACTACGACGACACGCTGATGGCCGCCGCCGGTCACCAGGCCGAAGCGATCCTCGACGAGGTCAAGAAAAAGTACAAGGGCAACTATATCGTTGCTGTCGAAGGCAATCCGCCGCTCAACGAGGATGGCATGTTCTGCATCCAGGGCGGTCGCCCGTTTGTCGAAAAGCTGCGCGAAACCTGCGCCGATGCCAAGGCCATCATCAGCTGGGGCGCCTGCGCCTCCTACGGCTGCGTCCAGGCCGCCAAGCCGAATCCGACGCGCGCTACGCCGGTGCACAAGGTGATCACCGACAAGCCGATCATCAACGTGCCGGGCTGCCCGCCGATCGCTGAAGTGATGACCGGCGTTGTCACCTACATGCTGACCTTCGACCGCATTCCCGAGCTCGACCGCCAGGGTCGCCCGAAGATGTTCTACGGTCAACGCATCCACGACAAGTGCTATCGCCGCGGCCATTTCGACGCCGGCCAGTTTGCCGAAGCCTGGGATGACGAGGGTTCGCGCAAGGGCTACTGCCTCTACAAGATGGGCTGCAAGGGCCCGACCACCTACAACGCCTGTTCGTCGATGCGCTGGAACGGCGGCGTCAGCTGGCCGGTGCAGTCCGGCCACGGCTGTATCGGCTGTTCCGAAGAAGGCTTCTGGGACAAGGGTTCGTTCTACGACCGCGTTACCGACATCAAGGCCTTCGGCGTCGAAGGCAATGCCGACGCAATCGGCAAGGCGGCCGCCGGTACGGTGGGGGCCGCGATTGCCGCGCATGCCGCGGTGACCGCCTTGGCCCGCGCCCGCCAGAAGGCTGGCGAGACTGAAGAACAAAAGGGAGAAAAATAA